In a single window of the Pedococcus dokdonensis genome:
- a CDS encoding metal-sulfur cluster assembly factor, which produces MSDTSTAIPNVADVEEAMRDVVDPELGINVVDLGLVYGITVDAQKHAVLDMTLTSAACPLTDVIEDQTAQALEGLVASYRVNWVWMPPWGPDKITDDGREQLRALGFNL; this is translated from the coding sequence ATGAGCGACACCAGCACCGCCATCCCCAACGTCGCCGACGTCGAAGAGGCCATGCGCGACGTCGTCGACCCCGAGCTCGGCATCAACGTCGTCGACCTCGGCCTCGTCTACGGCATCACCGTCGACGCGCAGAAGCACGCCGTGCTCGACATGACGCTCACCTCGGCGGCCTGCCCGCTGACCGACGTGATCGAGGACCAGACCGCGCAGGCGCTCGAGGGCCTGGTCGCGTCCTACCGCGTCAACTGGGTGTGGATGCCGCCGTGGGGCCCCGACAAGATCACCGACGACGGCCGCGAGCAGCTGCGCGCCCTCGGCTTCAACCTCTGA
- a CDS encoding cysteine desulfurase, translating into MSATTFTDAELTRIRAGFPILSRTVRDGKALVYLDSGATSQRYAGALDAERAFSEQVNSAVHRGAHQLSEEATDAYEGARAKVARFVGGVDEEVVFTKNATESLNLVAYAFSGSVAGQVKDPRLTLGPGDEILITEMEHHANLVPWQELARRTGATLRWIGVTDEGRLDLDGAHGPGLGELLTDRTKVFAFTHVSNVLGTINPVRELAAAARTVGALTVLDACQSAPHLRLDVADLGVDFAAFSGHKMFGPTGVGVLWGRSELLHAMPPFITGGSMIETVRMEATTYAPPPQRFEAGSPNAAQAVGLGAAIDYLHELGIDRVAAHEHALTERLLAGLAERPWVRVVGPADSVDRVGAVAFDVQGVHAHDVGQVLDDQGVAVRVGHHCAWPLHRRMGVPATTRATLAAYSTPAEVDTMLEALDRVPAIFGVAS; encoded by the coding sequence ATGAGCGCCACGACCTTCACCGACGCGGAGCTGACCCGGATCCGGGCCGGCTTCCCGATCCTGTCGCGCACCGTGCGTGACGGGAAGGCGTTGGTCTACCTCGACTCCGGGGCCACCTCGCAGCGGTATGCCGGGGCGCTGGATGCCGAGCGCGCGTTCAGCGAGCAGGTCAACAGTGCCGTGCACCGCGGCGCCCACCAGCTGAGCGAGGAGGCCACCGACGCCTACGAAGGCGCCCGGGCCAAGGTCGCCCGGTTCGTCGGGGGAGTCGACGAGGAGGTGGTGTTCACCAAGAACGCCACCGAGTCGCTCAACCTGGTGGCCTACGCGTTCTCCGGGTCGGTGGCCGGTCAGGTCAAGGACCCGCGGCTGACCCTCGGTCCCGGTGACGAGATCCTGATCACCGAGATGGAGCACCACGCCAACCTGGTGCCCTGGCAGGAGCTGGCCCGCCGCACCGGCGCGACACTGCGCTGGATCGGGGTGACCGACGAGGGTCGGCTCGACCTCGACGGCGCGCACGGCCCGGGTCTCGGCGAGCTGCTGACCGACCGCACCAAGGTCTTCGCATTCACCCACGTGTCCAACGTGCTCGGCACGATCAACCCGGTCCGCGAGCTCGCCGCCGCCGCCCGGACCGTGGGCGCGCTGACCGTCCTCGACGCCTGCCAGTCGGCTCCGCACCTGCGGCTCGACGTGGCCGACCTGGGCGTCGACTTCGCGGCGTTCTCGGGCCACAAGATGTTCGGACCCACCGGGGTCGGCGTGCTCTGGGGCCGCAGCGAGCTGCTGCACGCCATGCCGCCGTTCATCACCGGTGGGTCGATGATCGAGACGGTCCGGATGGAGGCGACCACCTACGCGCCGCCACCACAGCGCTTCGAGGCGGGCTCGCCCAACGCGGCGCAGGCCGTCGGCCTCGGTGCTGCCATCGACTACCTCCACGAGCTCGGGATCGACCGGGTCGCCGCCCACGAGCACGCCCTCACCGAGCGGCTGCTGGCGGGTCTGGCCGAGCGCCCCTGGGTGCGGGTCGTCGGCCCGGCCGACTCGGTCGACCGGGTGGGCGCCGTCGCGTTCGACGTGCAGGGCGTGCACGCCCACGACGTCGGGCAGGTGCTCGACGACCAGGGCGTCGCCGTGCGGGTCGGGCACCACTGCGCGTGGCCCCTGCACCGCCGGATGGGCGTCCCGGCGACCACCCGCGCCACCCTCGCGGCCTACTCGACTCCCGCCGAGGTCGACACCATGCTCGAGGCGCTCGACCGGGTGCCGGCGATCTTCGGGGTGGCCAGTTGA
- a CDS encoding helix-turn-helix transcriptional regulator — protein MGFERSAAGLFVGRDDEADLLARRLGVDAGDDPDSTGFVLLSGDAGIGKTRILAEVAGRARAAGWAVLTGHCLGEAGQALPYLPFIEVLGRLEGSSPELLDRVLTAHPGLSRLVPSRRHEPNPDDPADDVVDRGDLVEAVHAALDDLAADTPLLLVVEDVHWADQSSRDLLTLLFTRGFSRRVSIVASYRSDDLHRRHPLRTTLAHWARLGDVERVDLAPLPDHAVRELVRGLQSGLHAQPLAEAQVREVVERAEGNAFFTEELVAATALGGTGLAEDLSRLLLVRFDQLDTSGQHVVRVASAAGRHVSHRLLAAVAGLGDAELDSGLRDAVERHVLVPTDSGGYAFRHALLGETVYDDLLPGERVRAHERYAAALADDRTLGTWAELARHAGAAGLREQAREASVQAGDSALRMAGPEEAFRHFKNALALMPESDPEVDSVTLRAAAAATAVGRAVKALELLEERLRRRAPGADPVGRAELLAAVSTTARITESTLDTLAATKEGLGLLDAEDPDDLRTAQARARLLGARVQALVDRGRDEEAARAAAEAVSVARAAGLPDVADEVEVVEARVIERVGDPESSRAALERIIGNGAPTGDPAQVRAFHHLGSLHHRAGRLDDAVEVYQRGAEAGARAGRPWAPYAFDARLLAGIAAYEAGRWDDADRILDATSQDPPQPAEALLTAARLCLAAGRGEGGFVAALDSTRPWWDEEGLVAVLAVGAAIDLYGHQDDLPGALLVHDEGVESLTRIWHRHFQAQTRLSALVLGQLATHVGRASSAERAQLLARGVDAAEAAEAVWARVSEMPGQHGPEAQAWIARARAEALRLRWLGGEAVDAAELSEAWRVTVAAFEDYGHRYELARSRARLGAALQAAGDPAASDVLQAALETARELGAEPLRAEIRQAGGRASAGQRPADRLGEALTPREQEILALVALGRSNRQIGTQLFISAKTASVHVSNIIAKLGVTGRGEAVAVARDRGLLD, from the coding sequence GTGGGTTTCGAGCGTTCGGCAGCCGGGTTGTTCGTCGGGCGTGACGACGAGGCAGATCTGCTCGCCCGGCGCCTGGGCGTCGACGCCGGTGACGACCCCGACTCCACCGGCTTCGTGCTGCTCTCCGGTGACGCGGGCATCGGCAAGACCCGCATCCTGGCCGAGGTCGCCGGTCGGGCCCGTGCGGCCGGCTGGGCCGTGCTCACCGGCCACTGCCTCGGCGAGGCGGGCCAGGCGCTGCCCTACCTGCCCTTCATCGAGGTCCTCGGCCGGCTCGAGGGCAGCTCGCCCGAGCTGCTCGACCGCGTGCTCACCGCCCACCCCGGCCTGTCCCGCCTGGTGCCTTCCCGACGGCACGAGCCCAATCCCGACGACCCGGCCGACGACGTCGTCGACCGGGGCGACCTGGTCGAGGCGGTCCACGCAGCCCTCGACGACCTCGCCGCGGACACCCCCCTCCTGCTCGTGGTCGAGGACGTGCACTGGGCCGACCAGTCCTCGCGCGACCTCCTCACCCTGCTCTTCACCCGCGGCTTCTCGCGCCGGGTGAGCATCGTCGCGTCCTACCGCAGCGACGACCTGCACCGCCGCCACCCCCTGCGCACCACCCTGGCGCACTGGGCCAGGCTCGGCGACGTCGAGCGGGTCGACCTCGCGCCGCTGCCCGACCACGCCGTTCGAGAGCTGGTCCGGGGACTGCAGTCGGGCCTGCACGCGCAGCCGCTCGCCGAGGCGCAGGTGCGCGAGGTGGTCGAGCGCGCCGAGGGCAACGCGTTCTTCACCGAGGAGCTGGTCGCGGCCACCGCGCTCGGAGGCACCGGCCTCGCCGAGGACCTCTCGCGCCTGCTGCTCGTCCGGTTCGACCAGCTCGACACCTCCGGGCAGCACGTCGTCCGGGTGGCGTCGGCAGCAGGGCGGCACGTGTCCCACCGGTTGCTCGCAGCGGTGGCCGGCCTCGGCGACGCCGAGCTCGACTCTGGGTTGCGCGACGCGGTCGAGCGGCACGTCCTGGTGCCCACCGACAGCGGCGGCTACGCCTTCCGCCATGCCCTCCTGGGCGAGACGGTCTACGACGACCTGCTCCCAGGGGAGCGGGTCCGGGCGCACGAGCGGTATGCCGCCGCGCTGGCCGACGACCGCACCCTCGGCACCTGGGCCGAGCTGGCCCGCCATGCGGGTGCCGCCGGCCTGCGCGAGCAGGCACGCGAGGCCAGCGTCCAAGCGGGCGACTCGGCGCTGCGGATGGCCGGTCCCGAGGAGGCCTTCCGGCACTTCAAGAACGCCCTGGCCCTGATGCCCGAGAGCGACCCCGAGGTCGACTCCGTGACGCTGCGGGCCGCGGCAGCCGCGACCGCCGTGGGCCGTGCGGTCAAGGCGCTCGAGCTGCTCGAGGAGCGGTTGCGCCGTCGGGCACCCGGGGCCGACCCGGTCGGCCGTGCCGAGCTGCTCGCCGCCGTCTCGACGACGGCACGGATCACCGAGAGCACCCTCGACACCCTCGCGGCCACGAAGGAGGGGCTCGGCCTGCTCGACGCCGAGGACCCGGACGACCTGCGCACCGCGCAGGCCCGCGCGCGGCTGCTGGGGGCGCGGGTGCAGGCGCTGGTCGACCGCGGTCGTGACGAAGAGGCCGCCCGGGCCGCCGCAGAGGCGGTCAGCGTGGCGCGGGCCGCGGGTCTGCCCGACGTCGCCGACGAGGTGGAGGTGGTCGAGGCCCGGGTCATCGAGCGGGTCGGTGACCCGGAGTCCAGCCGGGCAGCTCTCGAGCGGATCATCGGCAACGGCGCGCCGACCGGCGACCCCGCTCAGGTGCGCGCCTTCCACCACCTCGGCTCGCTGCACCACCGGGCCGGGCGGCTCGACGACGCCGTCGAGGTCTACCAGCGAGGGGCTGAGGCCGGGGCTCGGGCCGGCCGCCCGTGGGCTCCCTACGCCTTCGACGCCCGGTTGCTCGCGGGGATCGCGGCCTACGAGGCGGGTCGCTGGGACGACGCCGACCGCATCCTCGACGCCACGTCGCAGGACCCGCCGCAGCCGGCCGAGGCGCTGCTCACCGCCGCCCGGCTCTGCCTGGCCGCCGGCCGGGGCGAGGGTGGCTTCGTCGCCGCCCTCGACTCGACCCGGCCCTGGTGGGACGAGGAGGGCCTGGTCGCGGTGCTCGCCGTCGGTGCCGCGATCGACCTGTACGGCCACCAGGACGACCTGCCCGGGGCGTTGCTGGTGCACGACGAGGGGGTCGAGTCGCTGACCCGCATCTGGCACCGCCACTTCCAGGCCCAGACCCGGCTCAGCGCCCTGGTGCTCGGTCAGCTCGCCACCCACGTCGGACGGGCGTCCAGCGCCGAGCGGGCCCAGCTGCTGGCGCGTGGCGTCGACGCCGCCGAGGCTGCCGAGGCGGTGTGGGCCCGGGTGTCCGAGATGCCGGGCCAGCACGGTCCCGAGGCGCAGGCCTGGATCGCCCGCGCCCGCGCCGAGGCGCTGCGGCTGCGCTGGCTGGGCGGCGAAGCCGTCGATGCCGCCGAGCTGTCGGAGGCCTGGCGGGTCACCGTGGCGGCGTTCGAGGACTACGGGCACCGCTACGAGCTGGCTCGCTCACGGGCCCGGCTTGGCGCCGCCCTGCAGGCGGCCGGAGACCCGGCGGCCTCCGACGTGCTGCAGGCTGCGCTCGAGACCGCTCGTGAGCTCGGTGCCGAGCCCCTGCGCGCTGAGATCCGTCAGGCCGGTGGGCGGGCGTCCGCCGGCCAGCGACCGGCCGACCGGCTGGGGGAGGCGCTGACCCCGCGCGAGCAGGAGATCCTCGCGCTGGTCGCGCTCGGCCGCAGCAACCGTCAGATCGGCACCCAGCTGTTCATCAGCGCCAAGACGGCCAGCGTGCACGTCTCCAACATCATCGCCAAGCTCGGTGTGACCGGGCGCGGCGAGGCCGTGGCGGTGGCCCGCGACAGGGGCCTGCTCGACTGA
- the sufB gene encoding Fe-S cluster assembly protein SufB: MSTHIEELNPGLKDLGRYEYGWADSDTAGATAKRGLNEDVVRDISGRKNEPQWMLDLRLKSLRLFGKKPMPNWGSDLTGIDFQNIKYFVKSTEKQATTWDELPEDIKNTYDRLGIPEAEKQRLIAGVAAQYESEVVYHQIREDLEEKGVIFVDTDTGLREHEDLFREYFASVIPAGDNKFAALNTAVWSGGSFIYVPPGVHVDIPLQAYFRINTENMGQFERTLIIADEGSYVHYVEGCTAPIYKSDSLHSAVVEIVVKKNARVRYTTIQNWSNNVYNLVTKRATAAEGATMEWIDGNIGSKVTMKYPAVFLLGEHAKGETLSIAFAGEGQHQDAGAKMVHAAPHTSSTIVSKSVARGGGRTSYRGLVQILEGAHGSKSSVVCDALLVDTISRSDTYPYVDIREDDVTMGHEATVSKVSEDQMFYLMSRGLTEEEAMAMIVRGFVEPIARELPMEYALELNRLIELQMEGAVG, from the coding sequence ATGAGCACGCACATCGAGGAGCTGAACCCGGGTCTGAAGGACCTGGGCCGCTACGAGTACGGCTGGGCCGACAGCGACACGGCTGGCGCCACCGCGAAGCGGGGTCTCAACGAGGACGTCGTGCGCGACATCTCCGGCCGCAAGAACGAGCCCCAGTGGATGCTCGACCTGCGCCTGAAGTCGCTGCGCCTGTTCGGCAAGAAGCCGATGCCCAACTGGGGCAGCGACCTCACCGGCATCGACTTCCAGAACATCAAGTACTTCGTGAAGTCGACCGAGAAGCAGGCCACCACCTGGGACGAGCTGCCCGAGGACATCAAGAACACCTACGACCGGCTCGGCATCCCCGAGGCCGAGAAGCAGCGCCTCATCGCCGGCGTCGCGGCGCAGTACGAGTCCGAGGTCGTCTACCACCAGATCCGTGAGGACCTGGAGGAGAAGGGCGTCATCTTCGTCGACACCGACACCGGCCTGCGCGAGCACGAGGACCTGTTCCGCGAGTACTTCGCCTCGGTGATCCCGGCCGGCGACAACAAGTTCGCCGCGCTGAACACCGCCGTGTGGTCGGGTGGGTCGTTCATCTACGTCCCGCCGGGCGTCCACGTCGACATCCCGCTGCAGGCCTACTTCCGGATCAACACCGAGAACATGGGCCAGTTCGAGCGGACCCTGATCATCGCCGACGAGGGCTCCTACGTGCACTACGTCGAGGGTTGCACCGCGCCGATCTACAAGTCCGACTCGCTGCACTCCGCGGTCGTCGAGATCGTCGTGAAGAAGAACGCCCGCGTCCGCTACACGACCATCCAGAACTGGTCCAACAACGTCTACAACCTCGTCACCAAGCGGGCGACTGCGGCCGAGGGCGCGACGATGGAGTGGATCGACGGCAACATCGGCTCCAAGGTGACGATGAAGTACCCGGCGGTCTTCCTCCTCGGCGAGCACGCCAAGGGCGAGACGCTGTCGATCGCCTTCGCGGGTGAGGGCCAGCACCAGGACGCCGGCGCCAAGATGGTGCACGCAGCACCGCACACCTCCTCGACCATCGTCTCCAAGTCGGTGGCCCGCGGTGGCGGCCGCACGTCCTACCGGGGTCTCGTGCAGATCCTCGAGGGCGCGCACGGCTCGAAGTCGAGCGTCGTCTGCGACGCGCTGCTGGTCGACACGATCAGCCGGTCCGACACCTACCCCTACGTCGACATCCGCGAGGACGACGTCACGATGGGCCACGAGGCGACCGTCTCGAAGGTGTCCGAGGACCAGATGTTCTACCTCATGTCCCGCGGCCTGACCGAGGAAGAGGCGATGGCCATGATCGTGCGCGGGTTCGTCGAGCCCATCGCGCGCGAGCTGCCCATGGAGTACGCCCTCGAGCTCAACCGGCTGATCGAGCTCCAGATGGAAGGGGCAGTGGGTTGA
- a CDS encoding helix-turn-helix transcriptional regulator, whose amino-acid sequence MTPVVAPVAGTPDAPLVLESRTRDRVLQAISERGPITAATLADDLGLTAPAVRRHLDHLEEAGLITEREPAPGVRGRGRPARSFVLSDAGHHALESDYDHLASEALRFLAQEAGETAVRRFAESRVAELETRYAAQLAAAGSDRAARVDALVAALTRDGFAASARPVGEPGSASPFAGIQLCQGHCPVQDVAREFPAFCDAETDAFSRLLGVHVQRLATLAHGDHVCTTFIPTGAVTAPATSSTTTTTTATTPTERATR is encoded by the coding sequence GTGACGCCCGTCGTGGCGCCGGTCGCGGGCACCCCGGACGCACCGCTCGTGCTCGAGTCGCGCACGCGGGACCGCGTGCTCCAGGCGATCAGCGAGCGTGGCCCGATCACCGCCGCCACGCTGGCCGACGACCTGGGTCTCACCGCCCCCGCCGTGCGCCGTCACCTCGACCACCTCGAGGAGGCCGGCCTGATCACCGAGCGCGAGCCCGCTCCGGGTGTGCGCGGACGTGGACGCCCGGCCCGCTCGTTCGTGCTCAGTGACGCGGGCCACCACGCCCTCGAGTCCGACTACGACCACCTCGCCAGCGAGGCGCTGCGGTTCCTGGCCCAGGAGGCGGGCGAGACCGCGGTGCGCCGGTTCGCCGAGAGCCGGGTGGCCGAGCTCGAGACCCGGTATGCCGCGCAGCTGGCTGCCGCGGGCAGCGACCGGGCCGCCCGGGTCGACGCCCTCGTCGCGGCGCTGACTCGCGACGGGTTCGCCGCCTCGGCCCGACCGGTCGGTGAGCCCGGCTCCGCGAGCCCGTTCGCCGGCATACAGCTCTGCCAGGGGCACTGCCCCGTGCAGGACGTCGCCCGGGAATTTCCTGCGTTCTGTGACGCTGAGACTGATGCGTTCTCGCGGCTGCTCGGGGTCCACGTCCAGCGGCTCGCGACGCTCGCCCACGGCGACCACGTCTGCACCACGTTCATCCCCACCGGGGCCGTGACGGCGCCGGCGACGAGCAGCACGACCACCACCACCACAGCCACCACCCCCACCGAGAGGGCCACACGATGA
- a CDS encoding acVLRF1 family peptidyl-tRNA hydrolase, which yields MTTRVVEVAPERLEGWLQRFAANNPGADAPQRVVDHDEFPHDPLGVLLVRRGGYAVGLAHGPALTESKVGKRHVQSRTAAGGWSQQRFARRRGNQADELVRAVAEHTLRILPRGIPVALVVGGDRALVRAVLDDPRLAHLDALPRRELYDLPDPRRDVLEEAVKRGRAVRVTIEDRPDA from the coding sequence GTGACCACCCGCGTCGTCGAGGTCGCCCCCGAGCGCCTCGAGGGCTGGCTCCAGCGGTTCGCCGCCAACAACCCCGGCGCCGACGCGCCCCAGCGGGTGGTCGATCACGACGAGTTCCCGCACGACCCGTTGGGGGTGCTCCTCGTCCGCCGCGGCGGGTATGCCGTCGGGCTGGCCCACGGACCCGCCCTGACCGAGTCCAAGGTGGGCAAGCGGCACGTGCAGTCGCGCACCGCGGCTGGCGGCTGGTCCCAGCAGCGGTTCGCCCGCCGGCGTGGCAACCAGGCTGACGAGCTGGTCCGTGCGGTCGCCGAGCACACGCTGCGGATCCTGCCGCGCGGCATACCCGTCGCTCTCGTGGTCGGCGGAGACAGGGCGCTGGTGCGCGCAGTCCTCGACGACCCTCGGCTGGCGCACCTCGACGCACTGCCGCGGCGCGAGCTCTACGACCTGCCCGACCCGCGCCGAGACGTGCTCGAGGAGGCGGTCAAGCGCGGCCGCGCAGTTCGGGTGACCATCGAGGACCGACCTGACGCATGA
- the sufC gene encoding Fe-S cluster assembly ATPase SufC, with amino-acid sequence MATLEIRGLTVTVDVEEGTKEILRGVDLTVKSGETHAIMGPNGSGKSTLAYSIAGHPKYTVTGGTVTLDGEDVLAMSVDERARAGLFLAMQYPVEVPGVTVSNFLRTAKTAIDGEAPKLRTWVKDVKGSMDALRMDPAFAERNVNEGFSGGEKKRHEILQMELLRPKVAILDETDSGLDVDALRIVSEGVNRAKEGTDVGVLLITHYTRILRYIKPDFVHVFVDGAIVEEGGPELADRLEAEGYDRYLAARA; translated from the coding sequence ATGGCAACACTCGAGATCCGCGGCCTGACCGTCACCGTCGACGTGGAGGAGGGCACCAAGGAGATCCTGCGCGGTGTCGACCTGACCGTGAAGTCGGGCGAGACCCACGCGATCATGGGACCCAACGGCTCCGGCAAGTCCACCCTGGCCTACTCCATCGCCGGTCACCCGAAGTACACCGTCACCGGCGGCACCGTGACCCTCGACGGCGAGGACGTGCTGGCCATGTCGGTCGACGAGCGGGCCCGCGCCGGCCTCTTCCTCGCGATGCAGTACCCCGTGGAGGTGCCCGGTGTGACGGTGAGCAACTTCCTGCGCACCGCCAAGACCGCCATCGACGGCGAGGCCCCCAAGCTGCGCACCTGGGTCAAGGACGTCAAGGGTTCGATGGACGCGCTGCGGATGGACCCGGCGTTCGCCGAGCGCAACGTCAACGAGGGCTTCTCCGGCGGGGAGAAGAAGCGCCACGAGATCCTCCAGATGGAGCTGCTCAGGCCCAAGGTCGCGATCCTCGACGAGACCGACTCCGGCCTCGACGTCGACGCCCTGCGGATCGTCTCCGAGGGAGTCAACCGCGCCAAGGAGGGCACCGACGTGGGCGTCCTGCTGATCACCCACTACACGCGGATCCTGCGCTACATCAAGCCCGACTTCGTGCACGTCTTCGTCGACGGCGCGATCGTCGAGGAGGGTGGCCCGGAGCTGGCCGACCGCCTCGAGGCCGAGGGCTACGACCGCTACCTCGCCGCCCGCGCCTGA
- the sufU gene encoding Fe-S cluster assembly sulfur transfer protein SufU — MDLYQELILEHSKRPHHAGLREPFGAEVHHVNPTCGDEVTLRVHVEGAGSDAVVRDISYDALGCSISMASTSVLAEEVIGHTVAEAMTTHEAMRAMLTSKGADAGDEDVIGDGVAFAGVSKYPARVKCALLGWMAFTDALHQAGIDTTSISTTTSSTSTSTSSTTTSSTTSSTTTSKDQS; from the coding sequence ATGGACCTCTACCAGGAGCTCATCCTCGAGCACTCCAAGCGACCGCACCACGCCGGTCTGCGCGAGCCGTTCGGCGCCGAGGTGCACCACGTCAACCCGACGTGCGGCGATGAGGTGACCCTGCGCGTCCACGTCGAGGGTGCGGGGAGCGACGCGGTGGTCCGCGACATCTCCTACGACGCCCTCGGCTGCTCGATCTCGATGGCCTCCACCAGCGTGCTGGCCGAGGAGGTCATCGGGCACACCGTCGCCGAGGCGATGACCACCCACGAGGCGATGCGCGCGATGCTCACCTCCAAGGGTGCCGATGCCGGAGACGAGGACGTCATCGGTGACGGTGTCGCCTTCGCCGGGGTCAGCAAGTACCCCGCCCGGGTGAAGTGCGCCCTGCTGGGATGGATGGCGTTCACCGACGCGTTGCACCAAGCGGGCATCGACACCACCAGCATCAGCACCACGACCTCCAGCACCAGCACCAGCACCAGCAGCACAACCACCAGCAGCACGACCTCCAGCACCACGACGAGCAAGGACCAGTCATGA
- a CDS encoding non-heme iron oxygenase ferredoxin subunit, whose product MSAAAELVPDDADFVRVCRIDELPETGAAAADINGTIVAIVRTESGDIHAVDDTCSHANVSLSEGELDGCTLECWLHGSRFDIRTGEPSGPPAIIPINVYPVRVENDEVFVGTTPLNA is encoded by the coding sequence GTGAGCGCCGCCGCGGAGCTGGTCCCCGACGACGCCGACTTCGTGCGGGTCTGCCGCATCGACGAGCTCCCGGAGACGGGCGCCGCAGCGGCCGACATCAACGGCACCATCGTCGCGATCGTCCGCACCGAGAGCGGCGACATCCACGCGGTCGACGACACCTGCAGCCACGCCAACGTGTCGCTGTCCGAGGGTGAGCTCGACGGCTGCACGCTCGAGTGCTGGCTGCACGGTTCGCGCTTCGACATCCGCACCGGTGAGCCGTCCGGCCCGCCCGCGATCATCCCCATCAACGTCTACCCGGTGCGGGTCGAGAACGACGAGGTCTTCGTCGGCACGACCCCGCTGAACGCCTGA
- the sufD gene encoding Fe-S cluster assembly protein SufD yields MSLLAQKNPTDDAHTDSAAAFVPDQSRAERKTSYAVADFAVPGGREEEWRFTPVDRLASLFQVAPTDAAKLTVDVQAPAEVTTTQVDPRSAGVLVPADRASVVAFDGEPQATLVSIPAEAELTEPVRITVTATDLARVNGHLVVDAGHHSKATVVLTHRGSAECGANVEITVGDGADLTFVTVQEWDDDAIHVSQNDALIGRDAHLRHIAVTLGGEIVRVSTNARYAGPGGSFEGLGVYFADAGQHQEHRLFVDHEAPHCHSNVEYKGALQGDTAHTVWVGDVLIRASAEGTDTYELNRNLVLTDGARADSIPNLEIETGEIVGAGHASATGRFDDEQLFYLQARGIPADVARRLVVRGFFASIVARIGVPEISEHLMQVIDAELGAVPGLADEDVA; encoded by the coding sequence ATGAGCCTGCTGGCCCAGAAGAACCCCACCGACGACGCCCACACCGACTCCGCGGCGGCGTTCGTCCCCGACCAGTCGAGGGCCGAGCGCAAGACCTCGTATGCCGTGGCCGACTTCGCGGTCCCCGGTGGCCGTGAGGAGGAGTGGCGGTTCACTCCCGTCGACCGGCTGGCCTCGCTGTTCCAGGTCGCGCCGACCGACGCCGCCAAGCTGACCGTCGACGTGCAGGCCCCGGCCGAGGTGACCACCACCCAGGTGGACCCGCGGTCCGCCGGCGTGCTCGTCCCCGCCGACCGCGCCTCCGTCGTCGCGTTCGACGGTGAGCCGCAGGCCACCCTGGTCAGCATCCCGGCCGAGGCCGAGCTGACCGAGCCGGTTCGGATCACGGTCACCGCCACCGACCTGGCCCGCGTCAACGGCCACCTGGTCGTGGACGCCGGCCACCACAGCAAGGCCACCGTCGTGCTGACGCACCGCGGATCGGCCGAGTGCGGTGCGAACGTCGAGATCACCGTCGGCGACGGCGCGGACCTCACCTTCGTGACCGTGCAGGAGTGGGACGACGACGCGATCCACGTGAGCCAGAACGACGCCCTGATCGGTCGCGACGCCCACCTGCGGCACATCGCGGTGACGCTCGGGGGCGAGATCGTGCGGGTGTCGACCAACGCGCGATACGCCGGCCCGGGCGGCTCCTTCGAGGGTCTCGGCGTCTACTTCGCCGATGCGGGTCAGCACCAGGAGCACCGGCTCTTCGTCGACCACGAGGCACCGCACTGCCACTCGAACGTCGAGTACAAGGGCGCCCTGCAGGGCGACACCGCGCACACCGTCTGGGTCGGCGACGTGCTGATCCGCGCCAGCGCGGAGGGGACCGACACCTACGAGCTCAACCGCAACCTCGTCCTCACCGACGGCGCGCGGGCCGACTCGATCCCCAACCTCGAGATCGAGACCGGCGAGATCGTGGGGGCCGGCCACGCGTCCGCGACCGGGCGCTTCGACGACGAGCAGCTGTTCTACCTGCAGGCGCGCGGCATCCCCGCGGACGTCGCCCGCCGACTGGTGGTCCGTGGCTTCTTCGCCAGCATCGTCGCCCGGATCGGCGTCCCCGAGATCTCCGAGCACCTGATGCAGGTCATCGACGCCGAGCTCGGCGCGGTGCCCGGCCTGGCTGACGAGGACGTCGCGTGA